One Oryza brachyantha chromosome 3, ObraRS2, whole genome shotgun sequence DNA segment encodes these proteins:
- the LOC102718156 gene encoding DNA topoisomerase 3-alpha — protein MHHGGGGGAIRVLNVAEKPSVAKSVAEILSRPSGGMRSREGRSRYNRVFEFGYSIGGRACHMLVTSVTGHLMELEFDDRFRRWHSCDPADLFHAPVRKSVPQDKQDIKRTLEEEARNCQWLVLWLDCDREGENIAYEVIDICSGANSRLNIWRARFSALIDREIHEAVQHLDRPNKLFADAVDARQEIDLRIGASFTRFQTMLLRDAFVLDDTGDERNMILSYGPCQFPTLGFIVERFWEIQAHEPEEFWTINCSHTSDEGTASFGWIRGHLFDYSSAVVIYEMCVEEPMATVQNVRNQEKLKYPPYPLSTIELQKRASRYFRMSSEHTMKVAEELYQAGFISYPRTETDNFSPNTDLHSIVQEQTAHPVWGTYAQRLLDPEARLWRNPSNGGHDDKAHPPIHPTKFSAGETNWSDNHKKLYELVVRHFLACCSQPAVGAETTVEIDIAGEQFNASGRVVLSKNYLDVYRFDSWGGTLLPTYTIGQQFIPTTLTLDSGVTRPPPLLAEADLLSCMDKAGIGTDATMHDHIKKLLDRCYATKDANTRFSPTNLGEALVMGYDEMGYELWKPYLRSMMEADMKSVSIGTKSKAEVLENCLQQMKACFLDARANKVKLFDAMGAFFARSSRPINETQNSIEAVRPCAACNESEMVLKRRPTGEFMVGCRGFPQCRNVVWLPGSLSEASVTDQVCPTCAPGPVYKIQFKFRRRDIPPSFDVDHLGCIGGCDDILKELTEISRFGSHNQTATPARNQSQNPSGARQGAPRQDLHTDFRPARQFTNGHTPVVNPQGFRSTHTGSSGNASDSGQVQCTSCGEPCILRTANTEANRGRKFYKCQDPACGFFAWEDDVQNSVPRGRGRGGRSGSRQASASAGRRGGSQARGRRGRGRNADGMMFVAATGEPVHGSCFVCGDPTHFANACPSRGR, from the exons ATGcatcacggcggcggcggcggggcgatCCGCGTGCTGAACGTGGCGGAGAAGCCGTCGGTGGCGAAGTCCGTCGCGGAGATCCTGTCACGGCCGTCGGGCGGGATGCGGTCGCGGGAGGGGCGGTCGCGGTACAACCGCGTCTTCGAGTTCGGCTACTCCATCGGCGGTCGCGCCTGCCACATGCTCGTCACCTCCGTCACGGGGCACCTCATGGAGCTCGAGTTCGATGACCGGTTCCGCCGCTGGCACTCTTGCGACCCCGCCGATCTCTTCCACGCTCCCGTTCGCAAGTCCGTACCCCAG GATAAGCAAGACATAAAAAGAACATTGGAAGAGGAAGCTCGGAACTGTCAATGGCTTGTGCTTTGGCTCGATTGTGACAGAGAGGGTGAGAATATCGCATATGAAGTGATTGATATTTGCTCAGGCGCCAACAGCCGCCTCAACATTTGGAGAGCTCGTTTCTCAGCTTTGATTGACAG GGAAATACACGAAGCTGTGCAACATCTTGACAGACCCAACAAGCTCTTTGCTGATGCTGTGGATGCAAGACAG GAAATCGACCTTCGTATTGGTGCCTCCTTCACAAGGTTCCAGACAATGCTGCTGAGAGATGCATTTGTTCTTGATGACACTGGGGATGAAAGGAATATGATTCTGAGCTATGGTCCTTGTCAG TTTCCAACCCTGGGATTTATTGTTGAGCGTTTCTGGGAGATTCAAGCTCATGAACCTGAAGAGTTTTGGACAATAAATTGTTCCCATACTTCAGATGAAGGCACTGCATCTTTTGGTTGGAT ACGTGGTCATCTGTTCGATTACTCATCTGCTGTTGTGATCTATGAAATGTGTGTTGAAGAACCAATGGCAACA GTGCAGAATGTAAGGAACCAAGAGAAACTAAAATATCCTCCATATCCACTAAGTACCATAGAGCTTCAGAAACGTGCTTCTAGGTACTTCAGAATGAGTTCCGAGCACACAATGAAG GTGGCAGAAGAACTGTATCAAGCTGGATTTATTAGTTATCCCAGGACAGAGACTGATAACTTCTCTCCAAACACTGACCTACAT TCCATTGTGCAGGAACAAACAGCTCATCCAGTTTGGGGAACATATGCTCAGCGTCTTTTGGATCCTGAAGCAAGGCTTTGGAGAAATCCCAGCAATGGCGGGCATGATGACAAGGCACATCCTCCTATTCACCCAACAAAATTTTCAGCTGGAGAAACCAACTGGTCTGATAACCATAAA AAATTGTATGAGCTTGTTGTTCGCCATTTCCTTGCTTGTTGTTCCCAACCTGCAGTTGGAGCTGAAACAACTGTGGAAATTGACATTGCTGGCGAACAGTTCAATGCATCAGGGCGTGTTGTACTTTCT AAAAATTATTTGGATGTCTATCGGTTTGACTCATGGGGCGGTACATTACTTCCAACATACACCATTGGGCAGCAG TTTATTCCAACAACTTTAACACTTGATTCTGGAGTGACTCGACCACCTCCTCTGCTTGCTGAAGCTGACCTCCTTAGCTGTATGGATAAA gcTGGAATTGGCACTGATGCAACGATGCACGATCACATAAAAAAGTTACTTGACCGTTGTTACGCAACCAAAGACGCAAATACACGTTTCTCCCCAACAAATCTA GGCGAGGCATTGGTGATGGGTTATGATGAAATGGG GTATGAGCTTTGGAAGCCTTATTTGAGATCAATGATGGAAGCTGATATGAAATCAGTTAGCATTGGAACAAAGAGTAAAGCAGAAGTACTTGAGAATTGTTTGCAGCAAATGAAGGCTTGTTTTCTTGAT GCAAGGGCAAACAAGGTGAAGCTCTTTGATGCGATGGGAGCATTCTTTGCTAG GTCAAGTAGACCTATCAATGAGACACAGAACTCCATTGAAGCTGTGAGGCCATGTGCTGCATGCAATGAATCTGAAATGGTTCTGAAGCGAAGGCCG ACTGGTGAATTTATGGTTGGGTGTCGGGGCTTTCCTCAA tgtagAAATGTAGTCTGGCTCCCTGGATCTCTTTCAGAAGCTTCTGTGACTGACCAAGTTTGTCCTACCTGTGCTCCAG GTCCAGTTTATAAGATTCAATTTAAGTTTCGCCGAAGGGATATTCCACCAAGTTTTGATGTTGATCACCTTG GTTGTATTGGAGGATGTGACGATATACTCAAAGAGCTTACTGAAATAAGTAGATTTGGAAGCCATAACCAGACTGCAACACCAG CAAGAAATCAGAGCCAGAATCCAAGTGGTGCAAGGCAGGGGGCTCCAAGGCAAGATTTACATACTGATTTTCGTCCAGCCAGGCAGTTCACTAACGGACACACACCTGTTGTGAATCCTCAAGGTTTCCGTTCAACCCATACTGGAAGTTCAGGAAATGCATCAG ACTCAGGTCAAGTACAGTGCACTTCATGTGGAGAACCCTGTATACTGCGAACTGCTAATACAGAGGCTAATAGGGGGAGGAAGTTCTACAAATGCCAAGATCCTGCATGTGGCTTTTTTGC ATGGGAAGACGATGTGCAGAATTCTGTGCCGAGGGGCCGTGGGCGGGGCGGGCGCAGTGGCAGCAGGCAAGCATCTGCATCTGCAGGACGGAGAGGCGGCAGCCAAGCGCGAGGCAGGAGGGGCAGGGGACGGAATGCTGATGGCATGATGTTCgttgcggcgacgggcgagccCGTGCACGGCAGCTGCTTCGTCTGCGGCGACCCTACCCACTTCGCCAACGCCTGCCCCAGCCGCGGGAGATAG